A window of Drosophila subobscura isolate 14011-0131.10 chromosome E, UCBerk_Dsub_1.0, whole genome shotgun sequence contains these coding sequences:
- the LOC117891604 gene encoding uncharacterized protein LOC117891604 has protein sequence MWEQLEKYRNNFLQLEIKDVLKPGSINCLQNTEWKEATERRDKCKSYPDGCPASSTYFEDRAQLALGWFALPKLMKEMDSDVCLTHWQAIVSLTEFLLNPLNAQRAITEMDIVRKVKNAFMRMILQIHREEYREVETYLKIFNILSRNLNGAENIANRQCLRIEFYKIIENRVPLQEDLAAEILRNLTGKPKVLGIVMQDPDNLTSAVLIFMQDPCQPIYPRHLWHHLCHMLELNPERGIELGLFEFLHSRILNRLPFFWCMATKAFALLLRCPEGQRRFDAVDGVKLLFEVFQDKGKKPNKLLPRQKVMSWEFLVLALLNGLHSKRALWRCREFTLLTCHVGRLMSTETNPRLQLYCLKTLRQMAVMPCIKRYIIGNWLEDVRKLFCLNADAECARDALLDFLSRDIADST, from the exons ATGtgggagcagctggagaaatATCGCAATAACTTTTTGCAACTCGAAATCAAAGATGTGCTCAAGCCCGGCTCCATAAACTGCCTGCAGAATACGG AATGGAAAGAGGCCACGGAAAGGCGTGACAAGTGCAAATCCTACCCAGATGGCTGCCCCGCCAGCTCCACGTACTTTGAGGATCGTGCACAGCTGGCCCTCGGGTGGTTTGCACTACCCAAATTGATGAAGGAAATGGACAGTGACGTGTGTCTGACCCACTGGCAGGCTATTGTTTCGTTGACAGAGTTTCTGCTAAATCCGTTGAATGCTCAAAGAGCCATCACTGAAATGGACATTGTGAGAAA GGTGAAGAATGCCTTTATGAGGATGATATTGCAGATCCACAGAGAGGAGTACCGCGAGGTGGAAACATATCTAAAGATTTTCA ACATTTTGTCTCGCAATTTGAATGGCGCCGAGAATATTGCTAATCGGCAGTGCCTGAGAATTGAGTTCTACAAAATAATAGAGAATCGCGTGCCACTCCAAGAAGACTTGGCCGCTGAAATCTTGCGCAATTTGACGGGCAAACCAAAGG TTTTGGGCATCGTGATGCAGGATCCCGATAACTTAACCTCAGCGGTTCTGATATTTATGCAGGACCCCTGCCAGCCCATATATCCGCGGCATCTCTGGCACCATCTTTGCCACATGCTGGAGCTGAATCCCGAGCGCGGCATCGAACTCGGCTTGTTTGAGTTTCTGCATTCGCGGATCCTGAATCGCCTGCCGTTCTTCTGGTGCATGGCCACCAAAGCCTTCGCTCTGCTCCTCCGCTGTCCGGAGGGCCAGCGCCGCTTCGATGCAGTTGATGGGGTGAAGCTGCTGTTCGAAGTGTTCCAGGACAAAGGGAAGAAACCCAACAAACTGCTGCCCCGGCAGAAGGTGATGAGCTGGGAGTTTCTGGTCCTGGCCCTGCTTAACGGCCTCCACAGCAAGCGCGCCCTTTGGCGTTGCCGAGAGTTTACCCTGCTGACCTGCCATGTGGGTCGCCTGATGTCCACCGAGACCAATCCCCGCCTGCAGCTGTACTGCCTGAAGACGCTGCGTCAGATGGCCGTAATGCCGTGCATCAAGCGCTACATCATCGGCAACTGGCTGGAGGATGTGCGTAAACTCTTCTGCCTGAATGCGGATGCGGAGTGTGCCCGGGATGCTTTGCTCGACTTTCTGAGTCGCGATATAGCTGATAGCACTTAA